One region of Phragmites australis chromosome 18, lpPhrAust1.1, whole genome shotgun sequence genomic DNA includes:
- the LOC133899789 gene encoding nucleobase-ascorbate transporter 6-like: MAGGGAAPPPKQEELQPHPVKDQLPSVSYCITSPPPWPEAIILGFQHYLVMLGTSVIIPSALVPQMGGGNEEKARVIQTLLFVAGINTLCQSFFGTRLPAVMGGSYTVVAPTISIILAGRYSNEADPHEKFLRTMRGTQGALIIASTIQIILGFSGLWRNVVRLLSPLSAVPLISLAGFGLYELGFPGVAKCVEIGLPEIVLMLIFSQYLPHVIHVAKPVFDQFSVIFTIAIVWLYAYILTASGAYKNARTKTQVHCRVDRSGLIGGAPWISVPYPFQWGAPTFDAGESFAMMMASFVALVESTGTFIAVSRYASATMIPPSVLGRGIGWQGIGTLLGAFFGTANGTAVSVENAGLLALTHVGSRRVVQISAGFMIFFSILGKFGALFASIPLPIFAALYCIFFAYIGACGLSFLQFCNLNSFRTKFIVGFSLFMGLSVPQYFNEYTSVAGYGPVHTGARWFNDMINVPFSSKPFVAGLVAFVLDSTIHRRDGTVRRDRGYHWWDKFRSFKTDSRSEEFYSLPFNLNKFFPSV; encoded by the exons ATGGCCGGAGGAggggcggcgccgccgccgaagcaAGAGGAGCTGCAGCCGCACCCGGTGAAGGACCAGCTGCCCAGCGTGTCCTACTGCATCACAAGCCCACCGCCCTGGC CTGAGGCCATCATACTTGGATTCCAACATTACCTTGTGATGCTGGGCACATCTGTCATCATACCGAGCGCTCTTGTTCCCCAGATGGGAGGAGGAAAT GAGGAGAAGGCTCGGGTGATTCAGACGCTGCTGTTCGTCGCCGGCATCAACACCTTGTGCCAGTCATTCTTTGGGACTCGTCTTCCCGCGGTGATGGGTGGATCCTACACCGTCGTCGCGCCGACCATTTCGATCATTTTGGCTGGCCGTTACAGCAATGAAGCAGACCCTCATGAG AAATTCTTGCGAACCATGCGAGGAACACAAGGCGCTCTCATCATTGCATCGACGATTCAGATCATACTTGGTTTTAGTGGCCTCTGGCGCAATGTTGTCAG ATTGCTAAGTCCATTGTCTGCTGTTCCTCTGATCTCACTTGCTGGATTTGGGCTCTATGAACTTGGTTTTCCAGGG GTTGCTAAGTGTGTGGAAATTGGGCTCCCAGAAATCGTTCTAATGCTCATATTTTCTCAG TATTTACCTCATGTTATTCATGTGGCAAAGCCTGTGTTCGACCAGTTTTCTGTAATTTTCACCATTGCTATAGTATGGCTATATGCATACATTCTCACGGCTAGTGGTGCATACAAGAATGCCCGAACGAAGACACAAGTGCATTGTCGTGTTGACCGCTCTGGACTTATTGGTGGGGCTCCTTG GATTAGTGTCCCATATCCTTTCCAATGGGGAGCTCCAACATTTGATGCTGGTGAATCTTTTGCGATGATGATGGCCTCATTTGTTGCTCTTGTAGAG TCAACCGGTACCTTCATTGCTGTGTCAAGATATGCGAGCGCGACTATGATACCTCCCTCAGTTCTTGGTCGTGGCATTGGTTGGCAG GGCATTGGTACTTTACTGGGTGCATTTTTTGGAACAGCTAATGGGACTGCAGTGTCAGT TGAAAATGCTGGTTTACTTGCTTTGACACATGTTGGCAGCCGGAGAGTAGTCCAAATATCTGCAGGCTTTATGATTTTCTTCTCGATCCTTG GGAAATTCGGAGCACTCTTTGCGTCAATTCCACTGCCAATATTTGCTGCCCTGTACTGCATTTTCTTTGCATACATCG GCGCCTGTGGCCTCAGCTTCCTTCAGTTCTGCAACCTGAACAGCTTCAGGACCAAATTCATCGTGGGGTTCTCTCTCTTCATGGGCCTCTCAGTTCCCCAGTACTTCAACGAGTACACGTCCGTGGCGGGTTATGGCCCGGTGCACACCGGCGCGCGATGG TTCAACGACATGATCAACGTGCCTTTCTCGTCGAAGCCGTTCGTGGCGGGGCTGGTGGCGTTCGTCCTGGACAGCACGATCCACCGGCGCGACGGCACGGTGCGGAGGGACAGGGGCTACCACTGGTGGGACAAGTTCCGGAGCTTCAAGACGGACAGCAGGAGCGAGGAGTTCTACTCCCTGCCGTTCAACCTCAACAAGTTCTTTCCCTCCGTGTGA